A region of Marnyiella aurantia DNA encodes the following proteins:
- a CDS encoding 4'-phosphopantetheinyl transferase family protein: MPFYQDLTDENAAIQFWKYNEDDVFDHTDLINPEDFAKVEHYHPKKLIEYLMIRQMLKMLKPDHKILYKTIGQPYLFPKDAFISISHSYPFAALAISQKRVGIDMERIQPKIVRVKHKFLNEAELSWTETENEVELLTVIWAVKEALYKLHPSKLWSLKKHYEVEKFSLNALSEICCRVFDMDFEDAYTARVTKMEDYYFAVVEEDHSLNFRIPDTSPF, translated from the coding sequence ATGCCTTTTTATCAGGACCTTACCGACGAAAATGCCGCTATTCAATTTTGGAAATATAATGAAGACGATGTATTTGATCACACAGATCTGATTAATCCGGAAGATTTTGCCAAAGTAGAGCACTATCATCCAAAGAAACTTATTGAATATCTGATGATCCGCCAGATGCTGAAAATGCTGAAACCGGACCATAAGATCCTTTACAAAACCATCGGCCAGCCCTATCTTTTTCCGAAGGATGCCTTTATCTCTATCAGTCATTCATATCCTTTTGCTGCACTTGCCATTTCGCAGAAAAGAGTTGGGATAGATATGGAGCGCATCCAGCCCAAGATCGTTAGGGTAAAGCATAAATTCCTGAATGAAGCTGAGCTTTCCTGGACGGAAACTGAAAATGAAGTGGAGTTGCTGACCGTAATTTGGGCAGTGAAGGAAGCACTGTACAAACTTCATCCTTCTAAACTTTGGTCACTGAAGAAGCATTACGAAGTTGAAAAATTTTCCTTAAATGCTCTGTCCGAGATATGCTGCCGGGTATTTGATATGGATTTTGAAGATGCCTACACCGCACGCGTAACCAAAATGGAAGATTATTATTTTGCAGTGGTGGAGGAGGATCATTCTCTTAACTTCAGGATTCCGGATACAAGCCCGTTCTGA
- a CDS encoding FUSC family protein: protein MSYASDLRKFISSQYLYSAVRIALAIVIPSIVLAYFGLLKEYFLFPLGTSFVGLTDMAGPFTRRRNALVLAIFTFILVAVLGSAVHGILPLAYLGLILVGMFFSMVGVYGQRLAAVGGLTMVVFSIFIDGNLSGGHALRDLLIFTGGCVWFLVVFLVVSTLQPYKLASQMIGENYLQLGVYLKIKSRFYGKGARVDDLYREVIARQVIIKNLQEETREVVFKTRIIVNESTTTSRLLMLMFLNSVDLFDKLFTSDQDYRKIHEGFGNAEILQEIQSYLLLLSEEISNIGISLQSGVKSKPIHPFKDKLADLHENYFDLRNRNLNATTLENFMALRLILARVKDITDDISIIYKVFTQDLRNAKSLSTGLDFDKFVPQQERLNIGVLLNNLSFKSAHFRHAVRITCALLAGYTIAKLSFLDIGHSYWILITIIAIMRPAYSTTKYRNLLRLYGTVAGAVVAYITLIWITDEVVLLSLLFTSMILCFALLKEKYAWAVFFMTLYIFITFNFLNPGNVNLLFKDRILDTLIAGLIAFLVSYFVLPVWEHTQNVDLMKKSTAANIRYFQTVINKIRQVGEVNEENYRLQRKEAIISLANLSDNFQRMLSDPKNRQKQLESLHQFVTTTHLLTAYTASLAQYNSTEDGFPEIDTESWNLKITGELTRIISLLNNETPDNESIINSRMKPEGIVDELIEKRKSEISENEFFDNRDPNRLTRLTVLSSITEILELIFDVVLEQRKVTEEYCKLQAEN, encoded by the coding sequence ATGAGTTACGCATCCGATCTCCGAAAATTTATTAGCAGTCAATATCTTTACTCCGCAGTAAGGATCGCCCTTGCTATTGTAATACCCAGCATTGTACTGGCTTATTTCGGTTTACTTAAGGAGTACTTCCTCTTTCCGCTGGGCACCAGTTTCGTAGGACTTACAGATATGGCCGGGCCATTTACCCGCCGGCGCAACGCGCTCGTACTGGCCATTTTCACCTTTATTCTTGTGGCTGTTCTGGGAAGCGCTGTTCACGGAATACTGCCATTAGCTTATCTGGGACTCATCCTTGTCGGAATGTTCTTCTCAATGGTCGGCGTTTACGGACAAAGACTTGCCGCTGTGGGTGGACTCACCATGGTGGTGTTCTCCATTTTTATAGACGGTAACCTTTCCGGCGGGCATGCACTGCGGGATTTACTTATTTTCACGGGTGGCTGTGTTTGGTTCCTGGTTGTTTTCCTGGTGGTATCAACCCTTCAACCTTATAAACTGGCGAGCCAGATGATAGGTGAGAATTACCTGCAGTTGGGCGTATACCTGAAAATCAAATCAAGATTCTACGGAAAGGGAGCAAGGGTGGATGATCTGTACCGTGAAGTCATTGCAAGGCAGGTCATTATAAAAAACCTGCAGGAAGAAACCCGCGAGGTAGTCTTCAAGACACGGATCATTGTAAATGAAAGTACGACAACAAGCCGCCTGCTGATGCTGATGTTTCTGAACTCTGTGGACCTGTTTGACAAATTATTCACGTCCGATCAGGACTACAGGAAAATCCATGAGGGCTTCGGTAATGCCGAAATCCTTCAGGAAATCCAGTCCTATCTGCTTTTGTTATCCGAAGAAATATCCAACATCGGAATTTCGCTGCAAAGCGGTGTGAAGAGCAAGCCCATACATCCGTTTAAAGATAAACTTGCTGATCTTCATGAGAACTATTTTGACCTCAGAAACAGGAATCTGAACGCCACCACACTGGAGAATTTCATGGCATTACGGCTTATCCTGGCTCGGGTAAAGGATATCACCGATGATATTTCAATTATCTACAAAGTATTTACCCAGGACCTTAGAAATGCCAAAAGTCTTTCCACCGGGTTGGATTTTGACAAGTTTGTGCCACAACAGGAGCGCCTGAATATCGGAGTTCTCCTGAACAATCTTTCCTTTAAATCTGCTCATTTCAGACATGCAGTACGTATTACATGTGCACTTTTAGCAGGTTATACAATCGCGAAGCTCAGTTTTCTGGATATTGGGCATTCCTACTGGATCCTGATTACCATCATTGCCATTATGAGGCCCGCGTACAGTACAACAAAGTACCGGAACCTACTGCGTCTGTACGGCACGGTGGCAGGAGCCGTGGTGGCTTATATAACTCTTATTTGGATAACGGATGAGGTTGTACTTCTAAGCCTGCTTTTCACCTCAATGATCCTGTGCTTTGCCCTTTTAAAAGAGAAATATGCCTGGGCCGTGTTCTTCATGACCCTCTACATTTTCATCACCTTTAATTTCCTGAATCCGGGAAATGTAAACTTACTGTTTAAGGACCGGATTCTTGATACACTCATAGCGGGACTCATCGCTTTTTTGGTCTCCTACTTCGTTCTGCCTGTTTGGGAACATACCCAGAATGTGGACCTGATGAAGAAATCCACAGCAGCAAATATCCGCTACTTCCAGACGGTCATCAACAAAATCCGGCAAGTGGGTGAGGTAAATGAGGAAAACTACCGCCTGCAGCGCAAGGAAGCCATCATCAGCCTGGCTAATCTTTCCGATAATTTTCAGCGTATGCTTTCGGATCCAAAAAACCGTCAAAAGCAGCTGGAAAGCCTTCATCAGTTTGTTACCACCACCCACCTGCTTACAGCCTATACAGCATCATTGGCACAATACAACAGTACCGAAGACGGTTTTCCGGAGATCGATACTGAAAGCTGGAACCTGAAGATTACCGGCGAACTTACACGTATAATTTCATTGCTGAATAATGAAACACCGGATAATGAAAGTATCATCAACAGCCGAATGAAGCCTGAAGGCATTGTGGATGAGCTAATTGAAAAAAGAAAATCAGAGATTTCTGAAAACGAATTTTTTGACAACCGAGATCCTAACCGGCTGACACGCCTCACGGTACTGAGCAGCATTACTGAAATTCTGGAACTTATTTTCGATGTAGTGCTTGAACAGCGCAAGGTTACTGAGGAATACTGTAAACTTCAGGCGGAAAATTGA
- the porV gene encoding type IX secretion system outer membrane channel protein PorV, translating to MDFTKRLLLGLGLGASITAFAQDLSKIRPVLTGAPFLRVAPDARSGGMGDQGVATSPDVYSQFWNAAKYPFSRNLSGVGVNYTPYMGKLTNDVFLLYGSYYRFVGEEERSTIGASIYYFNMGEVNLTRLVDNNAVADEGTAKPNEFAIDVSYALRLADSFSAAVTGRFIRSDLSGGFNTDTTLKPANSFAVDISGYYTTPRFSGLGGMDNKVNAGFAIQNLGPKLDYTGDEDSRTYLPTIARFGAGYDVYIDDVNRVGISAEASKLLVPGAEITRIDPLTQQPVYEVPNVGVMEGIGKSFNNPKSLMLSGALEYAYDNAFFVRGGYFHESEEQGARQFATAGIGLKYNAFALDVSYLINMSKLNSALDNTLRFGLTWNIGDETMNATDY from the coding sequence ATGGATTTTACAAAAAGACTTCTTTTAGGTTTAGGTTTAGGTGCAAGCATCACTGCTTTTGCACAGGATTTAAGTAAAATCAGGCCGGTTCTTACCGGTGCGCCTTTCCTGAGAGTTGCTCCAGATGCACGTTCCGGAGGTATGGGTGACCAAGGTGTTGCCACCTCTCCTGATGTCTATTCTCAGTTCTGGAACGCGGCAAAATATCCTTTCTCAAGAAATTTATCGGGAGTGGGTGTTAATTACACACCTTATATGGGAAAACTGACCAATGATGTTTTCCTGCTCTACGGTTCTTATTACCGTTTTGTTGGTGAAGAGGAAAGATCCACCATTGGTGCAAGTATCTATTATTTCAATATGGGTGAGGTAAACCTTACTAGGCTGGTAGATAACAACGCTGTTGCCGACGAAGGAACAGCTAAACCAAATGAATTTGCCATTGACGTATCCTACGCCCTGAGACTTGCAGATTCGTTCTCCGCGGCTGTTACCGGTAGATTTATTCGTTCCGACCTCTCCGGCGGATTCAACACAGACACGACACTGAAGCCTGCAAACTCGTTTGCGGTAGATATTTCTGGCTATTACACTACACCTCGTTTCTCCGGTCTTGGAGGAATGGATAATAAAGTCAATGCAGGTTTTGCCATCCAGAATTTAGGCCCTAAACTTGATTATACAGGTGACGAGGATTCCAGGACTTATCTTCCTACTATCGCAAGATTTGGTGCGGGTTACGATGTATACATTGATGATGTAAACCGGGTTGGAATCAGCGCGGAAGCTTCTAAACTTTTAGTGCCGGGTGCAGAGATTACAAGAATAGATCCACTTACCCAGCAACCCGTATATGAGGTTCCTAACGTAGGTGTGATGGAAGGCATTGGAAAATCTTTTAACAACCCAAAAAGCTTAATGTTGTCGGGGGCGCTGGAATATGCCTATGATAATGCATTCTTTGTTCGAGGTGGGTATTTCCACGAGAGCGAAGAGCAGGGAGCAAGACAGTTTGCAACCGCGGGTATCGGTCTTAAATATAACGCCTTTGCGCTGGATGTTTCCTATCTGATTAATATGTCCAAGCTCAATTCGGCGCTGGACAATACACTAAGGTTTGGTCTTACCTGGAATATTGGTGATGAAACAATGAATGCAACGGATTATTAA
- the porU gene encoding type IX secretion system sortase PorU translates to MKRNLSFLFIFLFTACFFSQKISINWEGSKIRDFGEVKLNLPSFSNPGFSFDQNNIFINIKHSAGEKDLKISGLQWETITARDLYDLQKDQIIPFEIKDVAYTTQKGIRTAHINVSLFKSENGRILRLSSFNIEETAKQNFSTQKVGTTNNPLNTGNFYKIKVDKSGIFKITKEFLQANGLNPANINPKNFRIYGNGGIMLSEFNQDTKYDALQENAIQVVGEEDGVWNDGDYALFYAQGPNGYNLYDPANGNGYKRTDTRTDRSNNLKNLYDDFSYYFINFDKGPGKRVQNADAALTANPITRYDDYQVINDDEKNLLKLGKIWVDEQSFTSPQTYTITTKSPAQPGDIITYRTQVVAYKSQGNTLAFNINNQNSSVQSAAPGGLDFVQMRFQGTLNNISGNTFNFNFTPNISANPNGSFYFDYLEIQYKENLTFNGGQMNFRDFSLQSGSGQAYSFAISNASGAEQVWDVTDITNASRRINKNANSSTFSFGYIANDPNFNNEFVAFRADAAYSPTYVGKTDNQNLSGMQNIDYLVLTSPEMMAHAQRMASHHQTRNNFTTAVVDINKIYNEFSSGRKDLTAIRDFVSHLNSPAGALKYVLLLGDATYDFKNRIPNNFNIVPAYQSEESGNYVSSFVTDDYIGMTAPQTATHLPSMLADVPVGRLPAATIQEAKLLVDKTLAYYNNLPGQSTPFGIWRMKLDFVADDDKDGGTPFHTIMDETLVDIFEAATDKPEYNVRKLYMDAFPAVNTAGGQRYPQVNQAIANDVGNSLYMFYLGHGGINGWAQERILTSDEIEDFNNYSNIYSRFPLVSTITCEFTLWDEPGTFSAGEQFMKLPTGGAATMITSSRAIDVNYGVLFTDTFTKNIFELNGEGFDTLGNSFLQAKFEFGGNPNHLKVNFLGDPAMKLSRPRKLLAIDNVETPVPGQIRALDFVKITGHINNPNGTLNTNFNGRVVINIYDKRLNKTTLNNDGSLTPILTYSEEGSPIVKASGTAVNGLFTVEFYVPNDINYTMGTGRILAYADNKVEDVFINQPVQIGGINPNGINDSEPPKVKLYMNNTNFADGGITDQNPMLLACITDDTGINSTGAGVGHDIVTYLDGQIINTVVLNDFFSSGDGNGCVNPGLADYQKGNVTYPFRNLTPGEHTLTFKVWDINNNSTTETLRFIVKDETNQNLVINRPLNWPNPFTNKTYIHFEHNCDDILDVNVQIYTITGKLVRTLSQPVVAEPFLQGFRTPRQAIEWDGLDDYGDAVGKGTYIFKIFARSQNQEKCKGGATAVEKMVLLR, encoded by the coding sequence ATGAAACGCAACCTCTCCTTTCTGTTTATCTTCCTCTTCACGGCCTGCTTTTTTTCGCAGAAAATCTCCATCAATTGGGAAGGATCCAAAATCCGCGATTTCGGTGAGGTAAAACTGAATTTACCTTCCTTCAGCAACCCCGGCTTTTCATTTGACCAAAATAATATTTTTATCAATATAAAACACAGTGCGGGCGAAAAAGATTTAAAAATCTCCGGACTGCAGTGGGAAACCATCACTGCCCGGGACCTGTACGACCTTCAGAAAGACCAAATCATCCCCTTCGAAATTAAAGATGTGGCTTACACTACACAAAAAGGTATAAGAACAGCTCATATTAATGTTTCACTTTTTAAATCTGAAAACGGACGCATCCTTCGACTTTCCTCATTTAATATCGAAGAAACAGCAAAGCAGAATTTCAGCACCCAAAAAGTGGGTACTACCAACAATCCTTTAAATACCGGCAATTTCTATAAGATAAAGGTGGATAAGTCCGGCATATTTAAAATTACCAAAGAATTTCTGCAGGCCAATGGTCTTAATCCGGCAAACATTAATCCGAAAAATTTCAGAATTTACGGTAACGGCGGAATAATGCTGTCAGAATTTAATCAGGATACCAAATACGATGCACTGCAGGAAAATGCAATACAGGTGGTAGGCGAAGAAGATGGTGTATGGAACGACGGAGATTACGCGCTTTTCTATGCGCAGGGACCGAACGGTTACAATCTTTATGACCCGGCAAACGGCAACGGTTATAAACGGACAGATACCCGCACAGACAGAAGTAACAACCTTAAAAATTTATATGATGACTTCTCCTATTACTTTATCAATTTTGACAAAGGGCCGGGTAAACGTGTGCAAAATGCGGACGCCGCACTAACCGCAAACCCGATTACACGGTATGATGACTACCAGGTGATAAATGATGATGAGAAAAACCTGCTTAAGCTCGGTAAAATATGGGTGGATGAACAAAGTTTCACCTCGCCTCAAACCTATACAATTACCACTAAATCTCCTGCACAGCCCGGGGACATCATAACCTACCGCACCCAGGTGGTGGCTTACAAATCCCAGGGCAACACCCTGGCTTTCAACATCAATAACCAGAACAGTTCCGTACAGAGTGCCGCACCCGGAGGCCTGGACTTTGTACAGATGAGATTTCAGGGTACGCTGAACAATATTTCCGGAAACACATTTAACTTTAACTTCACCCCCAATATATCTGCAAATCCTAACGGAAGTTTTTATTTTGACTATCTGGAAATACAGTATAAGGAAAACCTGACCTTTAACGGCGGGCAAATGAATTTCCGCGATTTTTCACTTCAAAGCGGATCGGGCCAGGCTTACAGTTTTGCCATTAGCAATGCTTCAGGCGCAGAACAGGTTTGGGACGTTACCGATATCACTAATGCCTCCCGCCGCATCAACAAAAATGCAAACAGCAGTACATTCAGTTTTGGCTACATTGCCAACGACCCCAATTTCAACAATGAGTTTGTAGCGTTCCGCGCAGATGCTGCCTATTCCCCAACTTATGTAGGTAAGACAGATAACCAGAACCTGAGCGGCATGCAGAACATCGATTATCTGGTTTTAACCTCACCGGAAATGATGGCCCACGCCCAGCGTATGGCCAGCCACCACCAAACCCGAAATAATTTCACCACAGCGGTTGTCGATATTAATAAGATATACAATGAATTCAGCAGCGGAAGGAAAGACCTTACGGCAATCCGCGACTTCGTGTCCCACCTTAACAGTCCTGCAGGAGCATTAAAGTATGTACTTCTTCTGGGAGATGCGACTTACGATTTCAAGAACAGGATCCCGAACAATTTCAACATCGTTCCGGCCTATCAAAGTGAGGAAAGCGGAAATTACGTAAGTTCCTTCGTGACTGACGACTATATAGGCATGACGGCGCCGCAAACGGCCACACACCTGCCAAGTATGCTGGCAGATGTACCTGTGGGAAGACTTCCTGCTGCAACCATTCAGGAAGCCAAGCTTTTGGTAGATAAAACCCTGGCCTATTACAATAACCTTCCCGGACAGTCTACTCCGTTTGGAATCTGGAGAATGAAGCTGGACTTTGTGGCAGATGATGATAAGGATGGAGGAACGCCCTTCCACACCATTATGGACGAAACATTAGTAGATATTTTTGAGGCAGCTACGGACAAACCGGAGTACAATGTCCGAAAACTGTATATGGATGCTTTCCCTGCTGTTAATACGGCGGGCGGACAGCGGTATCCGCAGGTGAATCAGGCCATAGCAAATGATGTGGGTAACAGCCTGTATATGTTCTATCTGGGTCATGGTGGGATAAATGGTTGGGCCCAGGAAAGAATCCTGACTTCCGATGAGATTGAAGACTTCAATAATTACTCAAACATTTACAGCCGTTTTCCGCTGGTCTCCACAATCACCTGCGAATTTACACTTTGGGACGAGCCCGGAACTTTTTCGGCCGGTGAACAATTCATGAAACTGCCAACCGGTGGCGCTGCAACTATGATTACTTCCAGCCGTGCCATCGATGTAAATTATGGTGTTCTGTTTACGGATACTTTTACAAAAAACATATTCGAACTTAACGGAGAAGGCTTTGACACTCTTGGCAACTCATTCCTGCAGGCAAAATTTGAGTTTGGAGGAAATCCAAATCACCTGAAGGTTAATTTCCTCGGTGATCCCGCCATGAAACTCAGCCGACCAAGAAAATTGCTGGCTATAGATAATGTAGAAACTCCTGTACCGGGGCAGATCCGTGCACTGGATTTTGTGAAGATTACAGGCCACATCAACAATCCTAACGGCACCCTCAATACCAACTTTAACGGAAGGGTTGTCATTAACATCTACGACAAGCGGCTTAACAAGACCACCTTGAATAATGACGGAAGCCTTACGCCGATACTTACCTATAGCGAAGAAGGCAGCCCGATTGTAAAAGCATCAGGAACAGCAGTGAACGGCCTCTTTACTGTGGAGTTTTACGTTCCTAATGACATTAACTACACAATGGGAACCGGACGTATCCTGGCCTATGCTGATAATAAAGTAGAAGATGTATTCATCAACCAGCCGGTCCAGATTGGCGGCATTAATCCAAACGGAATAAACGACAGTGAGCCACCAAAGGTGAAACTCTATATGAACAACACCAATTTTGCGGATGGAGGCATTACTGACCAAAACCCTATGCTGCTGGCCTGTATAACCGATGATACAGGAATCAATTCCACCGGTGCAGGCGTAGGTCACGACATCGTAACCTATCTGGACGGCCAAATTATAAATACGGTAGTTCTGAATGATTTCTTCTCCAGTGGTGATGGTAACGGCTGCGTAAACCCCGGTCTGGCAGATTATCAGAAAGGTAATGTCACTTACCCTTTCAGAAACCTGACTCCAGGCGAACACACGCTTACGTTCAAGGTTTGGGACATCAACAATAATTCAACAACCGAAACGTTACGCTTTATAGTAAAGGATGAGACCAACCAAAATCTGGTCATCAACAGACCACTGAACTGGCCGAATCCCTTCACCAATAAAACATATATTCATTTCGAGCATAACTGCGACGATATTTTGGACGTAAATGTGCAGATATACACCATTACCGGAAAACTGGTCCGCACGCTTAGCCAACCTGTTGTTGCTGAGCCGTTCCTGCAGGGATTCCGGACTCCAAGACAGGCAATTGAATGGGACGGACTTGATGATTATGGTGATGCTGTAGGTAAGGGCACCTACATATTTAAGATCTTCGCGCGCAGCCAAAATCAGGAAAAATGCAAAGGAGGAGCTACAGCGGTAGAAAAAATGGTATTATTGAGATAA
- the gldJ gene encoding gliding motility lipoprotein GldJ, whose translation MKKLKLFSLIALSSAFVLTSCGGGSGKGGGTKSFVSKTGWKPNDNKGWFYAGKQQKLKGWPGMVYVEGGTFTMGLVKDDVMHDWNNTPRRMQVSSFFLGETEITNYEYREYLTWLKYVFPPSDPSFREIYTGALPDTLLWDNELSRNDYSETYFRSPEYDYYPVVGVSWSQANKYTEWLTDRANEKALMDAGIIAKDLYINESNNVGGSAFNMDKFKANDPDMEAYINEQRLAQKSGMRTTNQRILAANRSPGAAMVQKFRLPTEVEWEFAALGTMKNREYNNVLGKTPEIERLRGQKGRTEGMFLENFKYGAGDYSGVPGWENDGSARTADVKKYPANDLGLYGMFGNVAEWTADVYRPVIDSEYNDFNYYRGNAPQRILRNGDGTYARVDDGSIQYDTLADGRLLYKNLPGQFQREEIANYSNFRDGDRQSSLNFRAGDTDSAGNANFNMYNAPRKNFFVDGSGRVVVQKDSQARTSAITNEIRVVKGGSWQDTAYWLDPGQRRFKSQSGGYGWIGFRVAQDARGSMNNRSRR comes from the coding sequence ATGAAAAAACTAAAGTTGTTTTCATTAATTGCATTAAGTTCAGCTTTCGTCCTGACCAGTTGTGGAGGGGGATCCGGTAAAGGTGGCGGAACCAAGAGTTTCGTTTCTAAAACCGGTTGGAAACCCAACGATAACAAAGGTTGGTTCTACGCAGGCAAGCAGCAAAAACTGAAAGGATGGCCAGGAATGGTATATGTGGAGGGCGGAACTTTTACAATGGGATTAGTGAAAGATGATGTAATGCATGACTGGAATAACACACCTCGCAGAATGCAGGTAAGTTCATTCTTTCTTGGTGAAACTGAAATCACAAACTATGAATACCGTGAATATTTAACATGGTTGAAGTACGTTTTCCCTCCGTCTGACCCAAGCTTCAGAGAAATCTATACCGGAGCTTTACCGGATACTCTTCTTTGGGACAACGAACTTTCAAGGAATGATTATTCTGAAACCTATTTTAGATCTCCGGAATATGACTACTATCCTGTAGTAGGCGTAAGCTGGAGCCAAGCTAACAAATATACCGAATGGCTTACCGACAGGGCAAATGAAAAGGCCTTGATGGATGCCGGTATCATAGCTAAGGATCTTTATATTAACGAATCGAATAACGTGGGTGGATCTGCCTTCAATATGGATAAGTTCAAGGCGAACGATCCGGATATGGAAGCATACATCAACGAGCAGAGACTGGCTCAGAAATCCGGTATGAGAACTACAAACCAACGGATTCTGGCTGCTAACAGGTCTCCTGGCGCAGCAATGGTTCAGAAATTCAGACTTCCAACAGAAGTTGAGTGGGAATTTGCAGCGTTGGGTACGATGAAAAACAGAGAGTATAACAATGTACTTGGAAAAACTCCTGAAATTGAACGTTTGAGAGGACAGAAAGGCCGCACTGAAGGTATGTTCCTGGAAAACTTCAAATACGGTGCCGGTGATTACTCCGGTGTACCGGGATGGGAAAATGACGGTTCTGCAAGAACGGCTGACGTTAAGAAATACCCGGCTAACGACCTCGGACTGTATGGTATGTTCGGTAACGTAGCTGAATGGACTGCCGATGTATACCGTCCTGTTATTGATTCCGAGTATAATGACTTTAATTACTATAGAGGTAATGCGCCTCAAAGGATTCTTAGAAATGGAGACGGCACTTACGCCCGTGTAGACGATGGAAGCATCCAGTACGATACGCTGGCTGATGGAAGACTTCTTTATAAAAATCTGCCAGGTCAGTTCCAGAGAGAAGAGATTGCTAACTACAGCAACTTCAGAGATGGCGACAGACAGTCCTCACTGAACTTCAGAGCCGGTGATACTGACAGTGCAGGTAATGCGAATTTCAACATGTACAACGCACCACGTAAAAATTTCTTCGTAGATGGAAGCGGTAGAGTGGTTGTGCAGAAGGATTCTCAAGCCAGAACATCAGCGATTACTAACGAGATCAGAGTGGTAAAAGGAGGTTCATGGCAGGATACAGCTTATTGGCTGGATCCGGGTCAGAGAAGGTTCAAGAGCCAAAGCGGCGGTTACGGTTGGATTGGTTTCCGTGTAGCTCAGGATGCCAGAGGTTCAATGAACAACAGATCCAGAAGATAA
- a CDS encoding UDP-N-acetylmuramoyl-tripeptide--D-alanyl-D-alanine ligase yields MNPELFYPYLQQCTKVSIDSRTIAPGDIFFAFSGENFNAAELAGDATDKGALAVIVERKEFEDSTKNIFYVPSTLQFMQDLARLHRDNLKIPVIGLTGSNGKTTTKELIAAVLSKRFNVLYTHGNLNNHIGVPLTIMSVKPEHEIAVIEMGANHQKEIEFLCSIAQPDYGYITNFGKAHLEGFGGFEGVIAGKSELYTYLKENKRTIIVNGEDPLQVQKTTGYEPVVSFGTEDADYHFASINKGNFVGLSFGNTEVISQLTGAFNFSNLSAATTLGLHFGLQPQEIKEAIEGYQPTNMRSQVMVKNGITLVLDTYNANPSSMAGSLQNFNTFKGSKTVIIGDMRELGPESLAEHTAILKMALDMDFDQTITVGDQFEAAGRSSLSFTTTAELTDYLKENPVTSKNILLKASRGIGLEKVLEYL; encoded by the coding sequence ATGAATCCAGAACTTTTCTATCCCTATCTGCAGCAGTGCACTAAAGTTTCAATAGACTCCCGGACCATAGCACCAGGTGACATTTTCTTTGCTTTCTCCGGAGAAAATTTCAATGCTGCCGAGTTGGCTGGGGATGCGACGGACAAAGGAGCTTTAGCCGTGATAGTGGAACGGAAGGAATTTGAAGATTCTACAAAAAACATTTTTTACGTACCCTCTACTCTGCAGTTCATGCAGGACCTCGCGCGTCTGCACAGGGACAACCTGAAAATACCCGTAATAGGACTCACGGGAAGTAACGGTAAAACTACGACCAAGGAACTTATAGCAGCTGTACTTTCAAAAAGGTTTAATGTACTGTATACCCACGGAAATCTGAATAATCATATCGGTGTGCCGTTAACAATAATGTCCGTGAAGCCCGAACACGAAATTGCGGTCATTGAAATGGGCGCAAATCATCAGAAGGAGATAGAATTTCTCTGCTCAATTGCTCAGCCTGATTACGGTTATATAACCAATTTCGGTAAAGCCCATCTGGAAGGGTTTGGTGGTTTCGAAGGCGTGATTGCCGGTAAATCCGAATTATATACCTACCTGAAGGAAAACAAGCGGACCATTATTGTAAACGGGGAAGATCCGTTACAGGTGCAAAAGACCACCGGATACGAACCTGTTGTTTCATTTGGAACAGAGGACGCTGATTATCATTTTGCCAGTATTAATAAAGGTAATTTCGTGGGGCTCAGTTTCGGCAACACTGAAGTAATCAGCCAGCTGACCGGGGCCTTCAACTTCTCCAATCTAAGTGCAGCAACCACCTTAGGTTTACATTTTGGTCTACAGCCACAGGAAATTAAGGAGGCAATTGAAGGTTATCAGCCCACCAATATGCGTTCCCAGGTAATGGTAAAAAACGGTATAACGCTGGTTTTGGACACTTATAATGCAAATCCCAGTTCCATGGCGGGCTCACTTCAGAATTTTAATACATTTAAAGGCTCCAAAACGGTTATCATCGGTGATATGCGGGAACTTGGTCCCGAGAGTCTGGCTGAGCATACAGCAATCCTAAAAATGGCCTTAGATATGGATTTTGACCAAACCATTACAGTAGGTGATCAGTTTGAAGCTGCGGGAAGATCTTCTCTGTCCTTTACCACTACAGCGGAGCTTACTGATTATCTAAAAGAAAATCCGGTTACATCCAAAAATATATTACTAAAGGCGTCCCGGGGAATCGGACTTGAAAAGGTGCTGGAATATCTCTAG